In Rutidosis leptorrhynchoides isolate AG116_Rl617_1_P2 chromosome 6, CSIRO_AGI_Rlap_v1, whole genome shotgun sequence, the DNA window AAAACATCGATCTAAAATCCCAATTAACAAAACGAAGTAACGAACCCAAAATAATTTGCGAGGAACAACTTTTAAGGTTTATCGACCACTTTTAGGATTTTAGATCACAATGAGTTTCCTGTTTTGGAAGAAAAAGACACCAGCAGGTTACTACTTTCACCTCTATATCCATCTATATCTGTATCTATAATTCTTGATCTTATTTGCTTGCTTAAATTGATTGATTACTTTATGAAATTGGCAATTGGGTATATGTGATAACTACTAAGGTTGATTTTGTTTAAGTGTTATTTATTGTATAGTTTGCTTTTATGGAGGTTGATCATGATCTTATGTTCATTAAAAACTTTTTAAGTTCATCTTTATTTTTTTTCAAGTTGATTTTTTAGGTGTTATAGATTGTATAATTAATCAATCAGATTAATGTTTGTGCAATTGATTTATATGTTGTTCCTTGAAGTACAAGGAGAACGACATAGTTGTACCAGTTGACTTTAAATCTTTAACAATTAGAATTACTACTCTACTTTTTGTTTTTGTTGcagaagttaaaaaaaaaaatgttttaatttattttttaagtAGACTGTGTGTTTTTTGTTGATTAAAGGTAGCAACTTTTGTAGTTATGTGTATGTATTTTGATGAATGCAGAGCTGTTGAGGGAGAACAAGCGAATGCTCGATAAATCGATTAGAGAAATAGAAAGGGAGAGGCAAGGTTTGCAGACACAAGAGAAGAAATTGATTGTAGAGATTAAGAAAAACGCCAAACAAGGCCAAATGGTAATCCatctttttttataaatattattagttacaTGTATACTTTAGCCAGCGTGTAAAGGTGTTCCACAAGACGAATACTAATTAGATTACTAATCCATGAGTTCTTGATGTTGTTGGTTATGAACTATGATATGCTAGTAGGTGAATTTGATGTAAAGTTAGGCTCTTTTTTGGTTACATGTCATGTTATTTGACTGTATACAACATTAATATATGATTTAGGGAGCTGTTAAGGTTATGGCAAAAGATCTCATTAGAACAAGGCATCAGATTGAGAAATTTTACAAGCTTAAATCCCAACTCCAAGGTGTTTCGCTTAGAATCCAGGTATATATTACGTAGTATTAATatttgatttatttttttattagttATAGTTATTACACATATCCAGTTATATCTCTCTgctttactattattatgattatgatgtatGTTTTAGACAATGAAATCTACACAAGCGATGGGTGAAGCGATGAAAGGTGTGACAAAGGCTATGGGGCAGATGAATAGGCAGATGAACTTGCCGTCTTTACAGAAAATAATGCAAGAATTTGAGAGACAAAATGAGAAGATGGAAATGGTAAGCGAAGTTATGGGTGATGCAATCGATGATGCGTTGGAAGGAGATGAAGAAGAGGATGAAACAGAAGAGCTTGTGAGCCAGGTTCTTGATGAAATTGGAATTGACATCAATCAAGAGGTATTCTTTATTTTTCCGTGTTCATATTCTTTAAAGTTCGATGTTAGGTAACGTTACTATTCAATGGTTTTGGCAATGTTTTATCATTAAAAAAACCGACTTACTATTTACTACTTTCCTGTCTTTACAAACTATTGATGATACGATCATGGTTGCAAATGCGGGCGTTGCGttggtttggtgactagcccgtacCGTTTCTCCTAAAAATGTCTAATTAGTCGGTCAACATCAAAAAGTCGGGTCAAAGTCTGGTCAAAGTAGGTCAACATTGGTCAAAACTCAACTTTTTGTCTTTCCTTGTTCTAGTGTAAATGAAAATCTTAATCCCATTTAAAAGTTAGTAGGGAAATCACCGACCTACACAATATCCCTCAAAGAAAACATTATAAAAACGTATATATTATTTTAAACTAACACCACATCATCTTATTTGTACATcatttatgttttaatatatatatatgtttaatataattttatttaaaagtcaacgttggtcaacgtccATCTTGACCTTTCAAGGTCTTGAGCGACTCATCTCTTtctctcgcgtctttttcaaccttggatacgattttttttttttttgtggcaaaAAACAGGAATTAAATAAAATACGGCATTACGTGTTTGGTTACACATTGTAATTTCCCAATGGTGAAACTGGTATTTATGGAATGTTTTGTACTTGCAGCTGTTGAATGCACCGTCGGGGGCTGTATCTACCCCTGCTGCAAAGAACAAGGTGCCACAAGCTGAAGCGTCTGCAACTGATGATGGTGGCATAGACAGCGATTTACAAGCGAGGTTAGATAATTTGCGAAAGATGTAACTAACAAAGTATACTGTATATTGTCTTGCATTTGAATCATTATTGCAATAAACGTCGTATCGGATTTTCAGAACATCTGAACATTCATGCTTGTGTATAGTTGATCTAGTAACAAAAACTTTTTTATGTTTACTTTTTCTATTGGTGTGTAATGCTTTTGCTTTAACATATCCCAGAATCTAAGTTTTTGAGTTTATTGTGAGGGTAGTTAACCAAAACAATATTTTTTTTACGAATTGTAACGATACGCCCTCAAATAAACATAATTGCAAAAACGCCCTTGCAAGGGATTCTTGCGAACCTTGTGAATGCATGATTTTCGTCCATGAACAAGAAACTTCAGATCGTGACCGCAAAATTCTGGTCGCgacaaaaaaaatttaattatgtTTATTTGAGGAATTATCCGATTTTGGGCATTATTGCAATGAACCTTGCATATACGATTTTGAGCATTAGCAAGGGAGCCTTGCGATCTTGCATATCCTATTTTTTGTCGTAGTTGCAAAACCAAAAAAACCGTTCATGACCAAAAAAATTTTGGTCACAACGTGAAATTTTGCCGTCACGATATGAAGTTTCTCGATCCTTGGCTGAAAATCATGCATTCGCAAGGTTCGCAAGAACCCCTTGTGCGCGAGGGCGTTTTTGCAATTATGTTTATTTGATGGCGTATCGTTATAGTTTATTCGAGAAATGAGCGTTTTCGTTAATAACCCTTATTATTATTGTGTCGTCATCCAACTCTGTTGCGAACATTGATAATCTCATTGCGATCGAATAACtctcttttatattttgtattatatatatttaaaggaTGAAGGATTCATTGGTTCTGATTGATGAACTAATATAACTAGATCTCAATGGTATGTGCATAAGAATAGCTttctataaataagtcatgaacacCCGAATCATATGTTGAACatacaattttaataaaaacatACAATACCATTAGCATTAACACTAACATTAGCATTCTTGCCACAATTACACAAAAAGGCTAAATGCAGCAGTTATCATCACCTCAATCATTCTTGCCATAATTAGAAACTTCATTTATCTGCAACAATTGAAAGAAGTAAATTGAGAAATTAATCACCATAAGTGCACTCGATTCATGCATCATTCTTGACAGAACATGAGCATTTGTTAATGACCTAAACGAAAAAAATACTGAAAGGGGGTGAATTTACCGTTATGGCTCAAGAAAAAGTCATGAGCGTAACTAGGGAAAGAGATTGAGAGTTGAGTTTTTGAAGAGTCGTTATCTTTGTTACGATCATCGTTGTCATTGTGTGGTGATTCATCAAAGAAATGGTGCATTACTTTCTTCTGGGGCTCATCTTTTATATCTATCTTGAAACCCAATTGATCATAACAACGTCCCAGATCCTGCATTTGTCGTTGTCTTGAGGTGTTTTGGAGCTGCAGATATGAGTAGTCGTTTTGATGATCCAATAAAGTTTGCTGCTTGGATTGTGCAAGTGAAGCAGAAGAGTTCATCACAAGTGAATCCAAGCGCCAAGAATCACCGCCACCACTTTCGGACAAAAATAAATGTTCATCTACATCCTCTTTCATCCTGTAGCTATCAATTTTTTTGAAAAAGTCAGCTCTGACTTTTAAAATATAACCACCGTGTACAAAGAATAATCCTACTTAATGGATCGGATCAAACTATACTAGAATCATATTAATGGTAAACGGGTAAACATATAATGTTTTCCTAATGTTTTCCCAGTTCAGGTTATTCGAGACAAAGAAGAAACATTTTTAATTTGTTTTTTGGCGAAAAAATATAAAATAGATAGTCTAGTTCAAACGATCTAAATGAGTTACAAATTGAGTCAGACCCTAACAAGTCTGATTGGCAAGATTCAAAGATCTTTTTGGAACTACCTATTGAAAGATTAACCCTAACAACATTGAACTTAACACAAAACAGACATCAACAATCAACTCAAAACTACTAAACCAGCATCTGCGAACAACACTAACTAAGAGAGACTGTAAAATTACATGTCCATTATCCACACATTCATGTACAAATATCCGTTTCATAGAATGATAATTTTAGCCTATGTTTGTTTGAAAATTGCTTCATTTAGGAATGGCATTGTCCTTTTAACTTGTGCTTGAGATGCATATAAAGATATAATGcttcaaaccttcaacatatgTTATACTCATCTTGATTTACAATGTCATGACATAACAATGCTTTCATTTcttgaaataaataataatatactgtAAATAATATGTGAGCAACACATTGGCGATTGATTAGATGGTCGTAAGGAAGACTTGGACTACTTATTTTAAAATGACTAAAATACCCCTACGCTGTTTGCCCATAGGAGTACAATAAAAGATAAGCTAAGACCATGCTAAATTACAATTTGAATGTTAAAGTTTGCATCTTTAAATGGTAAGTTTACCAGTTAGCATGAAAAAGTAGAAATTGTAATCAAAAGCATAAAACTTGATACAGAAAAAGAATCATTCACTGTACCATATATATGCCACTGCACATTAGCACGTGAGTGTCTGATATTGCATGTGTACAATCATGACAACAACAGATTATTAAAGTTTTGACATGAACACCAAAAACAAACCTGTGATCTTTTTCTGAATAAGGGCTAGATTCCAACCAAAAGCCATCTTGACATGACAAAACATTATCATGACACCtagctgatgatgatgatgatgatgatgatagtttatgATGATTTGGAGAAACATAAGGTGAATGTGAATTTGATGGTGAAGGGTAATTTAGGGATTTTGTAGACATTGTTGATAATGGTGGTGGTGTTATTTCCACAGGCTTTCTTGAACGGTTTCTGCCTCTATGCATGTGCCTTTCACAGTATTTTGAATCAGGATAAGCTTCTTTTGAACATCTCCATTTTTTTCCATCTGTTCTTCTGCATCTTCCTGGCTCTGGATCTATTTTTTTACCAAATCCCATTTGAAAACACTTCCATCCAACTGCAAATCATTAAATATTCATTAGATTTTGAGGGGGTGTAGTTGTAATTTTTGAAACCAATTAGACTAATCAGTTTGAAATAAGCAAATTGTAGCATTATATTTGATAAAAATACCCAACATTTGTATTAAGAGTTTGCAAAGTACACAAAAAGTTTCAAACTTCAATTGTATTTAttgaaaaaatgttgtaaatatcacCACCCATGACTAAAGATCATACTGTTTGTAGATAATACTTTGCTTCATTTTAGATGAATTGGTAAAGATGGTAAGCATACTTAAGTAAGCAAAAACACAATTAGGACTTACTAGATTGATGAGGGGATTGGTGGTGCATGATGAGTTTTGTAGAAGAATACAAGCTTGTTTTAATGGAGGATAAGAGATCATTAGGAATAGGGATGCCAGAAATCATGTATTTGTAAACAAGTGCTTGATGTTCTAATTCTTGCCATTGAGTTGAAGTAAATGGGAACTtgaaattattatcatcatttcttaatgtattattattattattattcatcagTTCCATTTCATAATTCATAACACCTTAATTGATGAGAaatcagaaaagaaagaaagaaaaaagatgGATCAGCTTGAACTACtaataaagaaataaaataaactaaTGGTTTGTGTTACAGATTTTAGTATTTATGTGATGTGAAGGGAATTGAAGGTGTGTGTGAGATCTGGTTTGGGCAGTGTATGTAGTATTTGTATTTGGATATTATTATGAGTGACTGCAAAACCTGTGCTGATACTATGCTGCAACTGCCTTTATGGCAGCACTTGTCCCTGACAAACATTATACAGAAAACCATAATAAATTGGCCACATGTAATACTAGTATCAATTTACAATTTATTTATAAACAACAAGGTACAAATTGGAATTTCATAACTTAAGGACAGATTAATTTTTATTACATGATAAAAAAATGCAAAGGTGAAATGTAACAGAATTGACATCTATATCTAAAGGTAAGTTTCCAATCTTTATTACATGATTAATttgtaaaaatttaaaaattaactATTTAAAGGTAAGTTTTCAATCTTTtactttattattttttataagagtTCGCCGTAATAAGTGATAGGTAATTTCTGGTGCCGAAAAAGAGCAAAAAGGAACATAACCTCCGAAACGATAAACATCATATCGAGGTCCTAATTGTACgactttggggggggggggggggggggggaaattAGTATAGGATgcttttgttttgatgttggctgtttgatatagtttgagttatgattatTGAGCGATTGGTTTGTTTAGGGGCGTTTTGTTAGTTTGTTGTCAATTATTGGTGGATGTTTATGTTTATTGTTTCGTTCATCAGAACGCAGTAGGATCAGACGAATCATGTGATTCTTATTATTTGTAACTTAACTGATcatcagattatatatatatatatatatatatatatatatgtgtgtgtgtgtgtgtgtgtgtgtgtgtgatatgtATTTTTCAAAAAAAATGAGCTTGATCTATTTTAAGCATAaagttttttttttgaacagcctTACGAAATCACTCAGGGAGACTTAACCACACACACGTTCATCTCCCTGCATTTGCATAACCCGCCCCCCAACTGCTACCTAGGAGGAAGCccggcccaatccgagggcatggccggtaaaaccccctccctcactgcccgcaacgcgatgtgcggaaaGCACCTTTGGGTGAAATTCAAGGTAAAAGGGAAACCATGTGTGCAATGCTGCACCCCAAGGGAGTCGAACTATTGACCCCTCGCTAAGAGAGTCATgccactaccacatgagctacaacacaagatTTTAAGCATAAAGTTTTTTAGCCTTTTAGGTTTTTCTCCCATCTTGTAAGAATGTTAggcacatgagctacaacacaatgTTTTAAGCATAAAGTTTTTAGCCTTTTAGGTTTTTCTCACCTCTTGTAAGAATGTTGAGTTCCAACTACTCCCAATACAGAACTACCTTGTGATGGTTTATTTTAAGCAATACGTAGTATATATTATAACTATTGACAGTTTATTTTAAGAACTACCTCTTGACAgtttttttaaaggcaagttgtTGGCATTGAATACTCTCATTTATCACGCCCGCACGCGCTTTTGGGCAGAAACCCGAACTGAATTATAGGAATCCGAACCTTAAAACATCCGAGGGGCAGGCGGGTCGGACCTGGATCCTAAATACGGCTCGGTAAAACCTCACAGGGAAAATTTGGCTTTCAGGAAATAAATCCCACAGATATTTTTAAGGGGAGAGACTCGAACTTGAGATTTACCCGCCCCTATTCCAATACATAAGTATAAATGGGTGAACTAGTAGACCACTAGAGTGAGTTTTGTTGCTTTAGCAGTTAATATGCCACTGTTGAAACAATAAGATAATCCATATAAACAATTATGACCCATAACAAATTAAGACTAGCTTTTGAAATAAAATAATTTGAGCATGTTCCAAGCATAGAGATACACtgacaactattttttttttttttttttttttttttttttttttttgaaaagcaagatgatTTTATTCACAACAACTATAACAAGTACAAAACAAGGCGCCGGTCAAACAGGGATGACCGACCCATAGAAGGTACACGAAATGCTAAAAAGCACTACACGAAAATATTACAAATCTAAAAATTTTTGAGGATTAACAAGCCAATTTAACCAATCGATCTTTGTGCCTTTTAAACGATTCGAGATCCAATCAAAAGCTTTAACTTGAATCTCGCTAACGAGGACCGAAGCACACCACGACTCATTTTGGAAGGTCTTCAAATTGCGATTTTTCCACAAATAATAAGCACTTACCCAAACCACGGCTTGCCATATTTTTTTCCCGAGAGCGCTCGAAGATTGAGTAATATTGCCCTCAAGAAATTCAACATTAGCAAACGAACACGAACCGAAGTTCCACCATTTATGAATACGAGACCATACATCCTTCGCAAATTTACAATTGATAAGGGAATGATCAACCGATTCAAGATCGTCATCACAAACGGGACACCGAACACTATGGAGATCAATGCCTCTTTTGTCAAGCTCGATCCGAACCGGTATTCTTTTTTTCAACGACCTCCACACAAAAATCTCAACCTTTTTTGGAATAAGGTTGTTTCTTAATGTTTTTTTGACTCCGGAAGGGGTACCAAGGATGTGCTCATCAAGCAAAAACGATAGCTTTTTAACCGAAAAAACCCCATTATTTGCAAGACTCCATTTCCATGATACACGAGAATTGAAATCAAAATGAAAAGTCTTAAGCAAATTTTCGAGCTCAAACAATTCACTTGACGTTCTACCTGAGGGAATGCGCGGCCAAGCCCAATTCGGGCGTATTGATGTGGGCTGATCCAACCGAGAAGATGCAGGCCCAATGGGATTTGGAACCTGCATCACCTGATTAGAAGTACCACGTGGACAATCTGATGAAACACGAACTGTAGCAGCAGCTAAATCTGGGACAGAAGCATTAAACTGGACCGATACACCTGCATTCGAAAAGGAACTGAAACACGAACCATCTACAACATCTGGGCCTGGACACACGACATGGACAGTAGCATTAGAAATAGGAATTGCTGATGCCGTGGGCCTGACTGAGGAAACCAAAGAGATCCGTTCACTAACAACCGCATCTTTATTTGTTTCAAGCATAAATAGTCTTGGAAACATGTCTTTAAAACACACTGATCCGCACCAATTTTCTTTCCAAAAAGATGTTGATTTGCCGTCACCTATTGATTTTTGAAAAGAATTCTTGAAAGCAACTTGATAATCTTCAATGACATTTTCTGCAAAAATAATGTTGTTCCAAATGCCCGAAGTCGATTGATGAGCAAGCTCATCTCCCGACCTCAAGCCACCGTCAATTCCATAAATACTTCGGATAATTTTGGTCCAAAGACAATTGGCTTCagatttaaacctccaccaccatttgcctAAAAGAGCAAGATTCTTGCCTTTTAAGGACCCGATATTAAGACCCCCCGCCCCGTAAGGTAAACAAGTGAAATCCCATTTTACCAAAGAAATTTTAGAGCCCGATAAATCCCCGCCCCAAAAAATTTTTCGTCTCACACTCTCAAGGAAATTAAGCACTCAAGGCGGGGCACGAAAAAGCGCGAAGTAATATAACGGAAGACTATTGAGCACCGATTTAAGAAGAACTAATCTACCACCAAAGGACAACGTCCTCATTTTCCAATCCGATAATCGTTTTTTGAACTTTTCAATTACCGGAGACCAATCACTAATTTTTTTCATCTTTGCACAGATTGGTAAGCCAAGATAAATAAAGGGGAATTTTCCGGCTTGGCAACCCATTCTAGAGGCTAATGAATCAATCTCACTCGAAGTAACACCCACGCCATATAAGCAACTTTTATGAAAATTGACCTTTAATCCCGAGGCTAATTCAAAACATTTAAGAATGTTGATAAGATTACGTGCATTAGTACTAGACCATTCACCAAAGAAcatcgtatcatccgcatattgtaagtgTGAGATGACAACTTTATCATTTCCAATTTCTACCCCTTTAAAAAGACCTCTAGCTACCGCGGCTTTTGTGAGAATATTGAGACCTTCCGCGGCTAGTATGAAAAGAAAAGGAGATAAAGGATCTCCTTGTCTAACGCCTCTACCAATAGAAAATTCACGCGTGGGCGATCCATTAATAAGAATAGAGATGCTAGCCGATTTTAGACACGCACGGATCCATCCGCACCATTTGTTTCCGAAACCCATGCATGACATAACTTCCATAAGAAAATCTCAATTCAAACTATCAAAGCTTTCTCGAAATCAACCTTAAAAACAATGCTTCTTTTCTTATGGTTTTTTAGGAAATCGATAGACTCATTAGCAATTAGAACGCCATCAAGGATATATCTTTCCTTTAGGAAAGCACTTTGTTCCGAACCAACCAACCTTGGAATAACTTTCCTTAGTCTATTGGAAAGAATTTTAGCCACAATTTTATAAAAACTTCCAATAAGACTAATGGGCCGGTAATCACTAAGGGTGATCGGATCACTTTTCTTAGGAACTAAGGTAACAAAAGATGCATTACACCCTTTTGAGAATTCTTTTTTTTCCCAAAACCAAGTAATAGCATTAAGCACATCTTCTTTAATGATGTCccaaaacttcttgaaaaatcttaaATTAAAACCATCGGGACGCGGTGCCTTCGAACTACCACAATCATGAATTGCTTCAACTACTTCCGCTTCATTAATAGGTGCTTCAAGCTCATTTGCCTCATCGGATGATAAAGTAGGGTAAGTAAGATCAATTAAACTAGGTCTCGTACCCGGATGTTCTTCAAAACGACTTTTGAAATGTTGAAAGGCCGCTTTTTTAATCTCGTTAGGATCCTCACACCAAATACCATTAATGGAAAGATCAcgaatattatttttgttatagcCCCTTTTGATAACCGAATGGAAATATTTGGTGTTCTCATCGCCTTCAAGAATCCAACGTACACGAGCTTTTTGTTTTAGCATGTTAACTTTAATTTTTTCTTTTTGGAACCATTCTTTTCTTGCATCTAACCATTGGTTTCTTTCTTCGTCGTTTAGGAGACCTTTCTCGGCTTTTAATTCAAGGGAATTTGCAACGGATTTTAACACTTCAATCTCACCATCAAGATTACCAAACTTTTGAAAACTTTTTGATTTCAATGCAAGTTTGGTTTTCTTCATCTTATTCCGCAAACAACAATCTTTACGGGCCCCTCCGCCACCATCTTCGGCCCAAGTATCTTTGATCAAATCCTCAACATCAACCATATCAAGCCACTCATCGAAAACTTTGATCGGTTTTGAACCAAAATTTTTGGTATCATCATTTAGGACAATGGGACAATGATCCGATTTATCTCGATCTAGAGCAACCGCCGAGAGACAATTCCATAAATTATGGAAAGCATCGTTTACTAAGTAGCGATCAAGTTTACTAAATTTCAAGCCATCATCACTAACACGGGTAAATAATCTACCACCTAGTGGTATATCAATTAACTTTGCATTGTTGATGAAGTCGTTGAACCATCTAGCTCTATATTCCAAGAATTGGCAATTAAGTCGGTCGTCCTCGGATCTAACTTCATTGAAATCCCCACAAATTACCCAAGCATCGTTCGGATCATTCAAGATAACGTTTTGTAATTGGTCCCAAAAGCATTGTTTATATTGATCATCATGTGGGCCATATACATTGATAACATTGAACTTTGTTCACGAACTCTTCCATACACCTCGAATGACAATGAAAAAATTGGAAATAAATGAGTCAGACACATCAAAAAATCAGTATCCCAAATGATCAATTGACCTCCTGATTTACCAACCATTTccttctgaataaaat includes these proteins:
- the LOC139853087 gene encoding vacuolar protein sorting-associated protein 2 homolog 1-like; its protein translation is MSFLFWKKKTPAELLRENKRMLDKSIREIERERQGLQTQEKKLIVEIKKNAKQGQMGAVKVMAKDLIRTRHQIEKFYKLKSQLQGVSLRIQTMKSTQAMGEAMKGVTKAMGQMNRQMNLPSLQKIMQEFERQNEKMEMVSEVMGDAIDDALEGDEEEDETEELVSQVLDEIGIDINQELLNAPSGAVSTPAAKNKVPQAEASATDDGGIDSDLQARLDNLRKM
- the LOC139853933 gene encoding uncharacterized protein, encoding MELMNNNNNNTLRNDDNNFKFPFTSTQWQELEHQALVYKYMISGIPIPNDLLSSIKTSLYSSTKLIMHHQSPHQSIGWKCFQMGFGKKIDPEPGRCRRTDGKKWRCSKEAYPDSKYCERHMHRGRNRSRKPVEITPPPLSTMSTKSLNYPSPSNSHSPYVSPNHHKLSSSSSSSSARCHDNVLSCQDGFWLESSPYSEKDHSYRMKEDVDEHLFLSESGGGDSWRLDSLVMNSSASLAQSKQQTLLDHQNDYSYLQLQNTSRQRQMQDLGRCYDQLGFKIDIKDEPQKKVMHHFFDESPHNDNDDRNKDNDSSKTQLSISFPSYAHDFFLSHNDK